The following is a genomic window from Bosea sp. RAC05.
TAGGCGCCGAGGGCCACCAGCGTCTCGATGGTCTTGATATCGTAGCCGCCGGCATGGGTGCGCACCCGCGCAGCTCCGCGCTTCTTCGCCTCTTCCGCCAGCGCCACCGCCTCCCAGCCATCGACATGGCCGCAATCGAAGACGATGTCGCGCTCGGCGCAGAGGTCGATGATCGCCGGCACCGGGTCGGGCACCTTGCCACTCTCATGCACGCCGAAGGCAGCCTCCAGATAGAGCCCCGTGCGCCCCTCGCGCCGCGCCACCGCCTTGGTGTGGTGTGTCGGCAGCGAGAGGAAGCGCGCGCCGGTGCCTGGCCCGTAGCCGTAATCGACGGCATTGCGCGCCGCCTCATAGGTCACGCCGCCGGCGGTGGGCTGCATGATCAGCCCCCCGAATATCTCGATGCCGAGATGGCCGAGTTCGGCCGCGGCCAGCGCGGCATAGCCCGACGAGTTCATGAAATTGTCCATGAGCCCGATGGCGCGCATGCCGGCCGCGGCCGCCTGGCGCACTGATTCGAAGATGTTGGCGCTGCGCCCGTTGAGATGCGGGCAGGTGTGGACATGGCAGTCTACCGCGCCCTTCAGATAGTGCATGCCGTAGCTCATCGGGGCTCTTCCTTCAGTGCCGCAGGATGCGGCGGACGAAATCGGCGCAGCGCTCGGTCTGCGGCGCGTCGAAGATCTGCTCGGGCGGCCCGACCTCGACGACCTTTCCGTCGGCCATGAACACGACCTTGCTCGAGATCTCGCGGACGAAGCCCATCTCGTGGCTGACGATCAGCATGGTCATGCCCTCGGCGGCGAGCACGCGGATGGTGTCGAGCACCTCGGCGACGAGCTCGGGGTCGAGCGCCGAGGTCACCTCGTCGAGCAGCAGGATCTCCGGCTTCAGCGCCAGCGCGCGGGCGATCGCGACGCGCTGCTGCTGGCCGCCGGAGAGTTCGTCGGGATAGGCCTCGATCCGGTGCGACAGCCCGACCTTCTCGAGCAGCGCGCGCGCCTCGCGCTCGACCTCGGCGGCGTCGCGCTTCTTCACAATCGTCGGCGCGATGGTGACGTTGCGCAGCGCCGTCATGTTCTGGAACAGGTTGTATTGCTGGAACACGACCGCGAAGCGGTCGCGCACCTTCTTCAGCGCGGCTGCGCTGCCATAGTCGACCTGCGCCCCGGCGACATGGACGACGCCGGCATGGGGCTTCAGCAGCCCGGTCAGCACGCGCAGCAGCGTGCTCTTGCCGGAGCCCGACGGGCCGATGATCGAGACGATCTCGCCGCGCTCGACCGACAGCGAGACATCCTGCAGGACCGGCGCCGTGCCGTAATTGGCGCTGAGCCTATCGATGACGAGATGGGGCAAGCCGGCGCTCCAGATGCGATGCGAACAGGTTCAGCGGATAGCAGAGGACGAAATACAGGATCAGGATCGTGCCGAAGCAGATCGCCGCCGAGAACCCCTTCTGGTTCAGGATCTTGGCGGCATAGGTCAGCTCGACCACGCCGATCTGGGAGGCGATCGAGGTGCTCTTCACCAGCCCGACCGAATAGGTCATCGAGGGCGGGATGATAATCG
Proteins encoded in this region:
- a CDS encoding DUF6282 family protein → MSYGMHYLKGAVDCHVHTCPHLNGRSANIFESVRQAAAAGMRAIGLMDNFMNSSGYAALAAAELGHLGIEIFGGLIMQPTAGGVTYEAARNAVDYGYGPGTGARFLSLPTHHTKAVARREGRTGLYLEAAFGVHESGKVPDPVPAIIDLCAERDIVFDCGHVDGWEAVALAEEAKKRGAARVRTHAGGYDIKTIETLVALGAYCEFSFFVLTHATQVGLTHVDQEKHRAPSKTVQDLTPRIRAAGDRAIVSGDAGIYLLPPPVEAFREFLVLLESDGFAEAELRRMSSTNPADLFRIGSFTA
- a CDS encoding amino acid ABC transporter ATP-binding protein, coding for MPHLVIDRLSANYGTAPVLQDVSLSVERGEIVSIIGPSGSGKSTLLRVLTGLLKPHAGVVHVAGAQVDYGSAAALKKVRDRFAVVFQQYNLFQNMTALRNVTIAPTIVKKRDAAEVEREARALLEKVGLSHRIEAYPDELSGGQQQRVAIARALALKPEILLLDEVTSALDPELVAEVLDTIRVLAAEGMTMLIVSHEMGFVREISSKVVFMADGKVVEVGPPEQIFDAPQTERCADFVRRILRH